A genomic window from Streptomyces brevispora includes:
- the galE gene encoding UDP-glucose 4-epimerase GalE — translation MTWMVTGGAGYIGAHVVRAMLAGGQQVVVYDDLSTGNAESVPSGVPLVTGSVLDRQALDAAIREHGVTGVVHIAGKKQVGESVERPLHYYRENVTGLEVLLESMVDAGVDRLVFSSSAAVYGMPDVDLVTEETPCAPMSPYGETKLVGEWLIHAAARAHGLRCASLRYFNVAGAASPELADAGVFNLIPMVFERLEAGEGPRIFGDDYATPDGTCVRDYIHVKDIASAHLAAAIRLDAAERGTDLTLNIGRGEGSSVREMVDRILKVTDNGHMAPEVTARRAGDPARVVAGADRIRAELGWSARYGVDEMIDSAWQGWRHRHP, via the coding sequence ATGACCTGGATGGTTACGGGTGGGGCGGGATACATCGGTGCGCATGTCGTGCGCGCGATGCTCGCGGGCGGTCAGCAGGTCGTCGTGTACGACGACCTGTCGACCGGGAACGCCGAGAGCGTGCCCTCCGGGGTGCCCCTGGTGACCGGCAGTGTTCTCGACCGTCAGGCACTGGACGCGGCGATCCGTGAACACGGCGTGACCGGCGTGGTGCACATCGCGGGCAAGAAGCAGGTCGGCGAGTCCGTCGAGCGTCCCCTCCACTACTACCGGGAGAACGTGACGGGTCTGGAGGTGCTGCTCGAGAGCATGGTCGACGCGGGTGTCGACCGGCTGGTGTTCTCCTCCTCCGCCGCCGTCTACGGCATGCCCGATGTCGACCTCGTCACCGAGGAGACCCCCTGCGCGCCGATGAGCCCGTACGGCGAGACCAAGCTCGTCGGCGAGTGGCTGATCCACGCCGCCGCCCGCGCCCACGGACTGCGCTGCGCCTCGCTCCGCTACTTCAACGTCGCCGGTGCGGCGTCGCCCGAACTCGCCGACGCCGGGGTGTTCAACCTCATCCCGATGGTCTTCGAGCGCCTCGAGGCCGGCGAGGGCCCGCGGATCTTCGGTGACGACTACGCGACGCCGGACGGCACCTGCGTCCGCGACTACATCCACGTCAAGGACATCGCCTCCGCCCACCTCGCCGCCGCGATCCGGCTCGACGCGGCCGAGCGGGGTACGGATCTCACCCTCAACATCGGCCGCGGTGAGGGCAGTTCCGTACGGGAGATGGTGGACCGGATCCTCAAGGTGACGGACAACGGGCACATGGCCCCCGAGGTGACCGCCCGCCGGGCCGGTGACCCGGCACGCGTGGTCGCCGGCGCCGACCGGATCCGCGCGGAACTGGGCTGGTCGGCCCGGTACGGCGTGGACGAGATGATCGACTCCGCCTGGCAGGGCTGGCGCCACCGTCACCCGTAG
- a CDS encoding bifunctional glycosyltransferase/CDP-glycerol:glycerophosphate glycerophosphotransferase translates to MPRLTLIVPAYNVQGYIGECLDSVLQQDFTDFEIIGIDDCSPDGSGAILDTYAERDARIRVLHLTENVGLGRARNAGIDEATGDYLLFLDSDDTLAPGSLAAIAARLDATDDPDVLIYDYTRTYWDGRLLRNKRAELLDESGPAVFSLADRPQLLDLLQIVWNKAYHRDFVARHGFRFPPGYYEDAPWTYSSLISARSIAVLDRSCVLYRQRREGGNILRTVSRKHFDVFDQYDRVFAYLDSRPDLDVWRPALFRKMVDHFLTVLEKPGRLPKNTRAEFFHRAAKEYRSRLPEGFERPLGGRGYKYALLGLDSYPALVGVTRVNNVRNRAQLGGRARAGRAKRAALGMFYKSQLHMPLDENLAVFSAYWGRGYSCNPAAIEAELGRLAPDVRRVWAVRSEHRDRVPKGVDTVVVGSREYWSVMARAKYLTNNVNFGDTVIKREGQIHLQTHHGTPLKTMGLDQAQFPASTSMDMEKLLSRCDRWDYSLSANRFSTTVWERVYPCRYTSLETGYPRNDVLLNSTAADVSRARHELGLADGSTAFLYAPTHREYQKSFTPRLDLPRLAEELGPDVTLLVRGHYFYKPTGRLADLQASGRIIDVSAHGNVEQLYLAADALVTDYSSAMFDYANLDRPIVIYADDWDTYRVVRGTYFDLMAEPPGAVATSQEELTSVLGSQDWRSQRSAGLRKAFRERYCDFDDGRAAERVVRRVFLGEQTLLPVVPLAERTPAPSPAEALSAAGRS, encoded by the coding sequence ATGCCTCGACTGACACTCATCGTGCCTGCGTACAACGTGCAGGGGTACATCGGGGAGTGTCTCGACTCCGTGCTCCAGCAGGACTTCACCGACTTCGAGATCATCGGCATCGACGACTGCTCACCGGACGGCTCCGGCGCGATCCTCGACACGTACGCGGAACGCGACGCCCGCATCCGTGTGCTCCACCTCACCGAGAACGTGGGTCTGGGACGCGCGCGCAACGCGGGAATCGACGAGGCGACCGGTGACTATCTGCTCTTCCTCGACAGCGACGACACCCTGGCCCCGGGCTCGCTGGCGGCCATCGCGGCGCGCCTCGACGCGACGGACGACCCCGACGTCCTGATCTACGACTACACCCGCACCTACTGGGACGGACGGCTGCTGCGCAACAAGCGCGCGGAGCTGCTGGACGAGAGCGGTCCCGCCGTCTTCTCCCTGGCGGACCGGCCGCAGTTGCTGGACCTGCTGCAGATCGTGTGGAACAAGGCGTACCACCGCGACTTCGTCGCCCGGCACGGATTCCGCTTCCCGCCCGGGTATTACGAGGACGCGCCGTGGACGTACTCCTCGCTGATCTCGGCGCGGAGCATCGCCGTCCTCGACCGCTCCTGTGTGCTGTACCGGCAGCGGCGTGAGGGCGGGAACATCCTCCGCACGGTCAGCCGCAAGCATTTCGATGTCTTCGATCAGTACGACCGGGTTTTCGCCTATCTGGACTCGCGGCCGGATCTCGATGTCTGGCGTCCGGCGCTCTTCAGGAAAATGGTCGACCACTTCCTGACCGTCCTGGAGAAGCCCGGCCGGCTTCCGAAGAACACACGGGCCGAGTTCTTCCACCGCGCGGCCAAGGAGTACCGGAGCCGCCTTCCGGAGGGCTTCGAGCGGCCGCTGGGCGGCCGGGGCTACAAGTACGCGCTGCTGGGCCTCGACTCCTACCCGGCGCTGGTCGGCGTCACCCGGGTCAACAACGTGCGCAACCGGGCCCAGCTGGGCGGCCGGGCCCGTGCCGGCCGGGCCAAGCGCGCCGCTCTGGGAATGTTCTACAAGTCCCAGCTGCACATGCCGCTGGACGAGAACCTCGCGGTGTTCTCCGCGTACTGGGGCCGCGGCTACTCCTGCAACCCCGCGGCCATCGAGGCGGAGCTGGGCCGGCTGGCCCCGGACGTGCGCCGGGTCTGGGCGGTCAGGTCCGAGCACCGCGACCGGGTCCCCAAGGGCGTCGACACCGTGGTCGTCGGGTCCCGCGAGTACTGGTCGGTGATGGCCCGCGCGAAGTACCTGACGAACAACGTGAACTTCGGCGACACCGTGATCAAGCGCGAGGGCCAGATCCATCTGCAGACCCATCACGGCACCCCGCTGAAGACGATGGGGCTGGACCAGGCCCAGTTCCCCGCGTCCACCAGCATGGACATGGAGAAGCTGCTCAGCCGGTGCGACCGCTGGGACTACAGCCTGTCCGCCAACCGGTTCTCCACCACCGTGTGGGAGCGGGTCTACCCCTGTCGGTACACCTCGCTGGAGACCGGCTACCCGCGCAACGACGTACTGCTCAACTCCACCGCGGCGGACGTCTCACGGGCCCGGCACGAACTCGGCCTGGCGGACGGCTCGACGGCCTTCCTCTACGCGCCGACCCACCGCGAGTACCAGAAGTCCTTCACCCCGCGGCTCGACCTGCCGAGGCTGGCGGAGGAGCTGGGTCCGGACGTCACCCTGCTGGTGCGCGGTCACTACTTCTACAAGCCGACCGGGCGCCTCGCCGACCTCCAGGCCAGCGGCCGGATCATCGACGTCTCCGCGCACGGGAACGTCGAGCAGCTCTACCTCGCGGCGGACGCCCTCGTCACGGACTACTCATCGGCGATGTTCGACTACGCCAACCTGGACCGGCCGATCGTGATCTACGCCGACGACTGGGACACGTACCGGGTCGTGCGCGGCACCTACTTCGACCTGATGGCCGAGCCGCCGGGAGCCGTGGCGACCAGCCAGGAGGAGCTCACCTCGGTCCTCGGTTCGCAGGACTGGCGGAGCCAGCGGTCGGCCGGGCTGCGCAAGGCGTTCCGGGAGCGCTACTGCGACTTCGACGACGGCCGCGCCGCGGAGCGCGTCGTGCGCCGGGTGTTCCTGGGCGAGCAGACGCTGCTTCCGGTCGTCCCGCTCGCCGAGCGCACCCCGGCCCCCTCCCCCGCCGAGGCGCTCTCAGCGGCCGGCCGCTCCTGA
- the obgE gene encoding GTPase ObgE: MTTFVDRVELHAAAGNGGHGCASVHREKFKPLGGPDGGNGGRGGDVTLIVDQAVTTLLDYHHHPHRKATNGQPGAGDNRTGKEGQDLILPVPDGTVVLDTNGNVLADMVGQGTMFVAGQGGRGGLGNGALASARRKAPGFALLGEPGESRDIVLELKTVADVALVGYPSAGKSSLISVLSAAKPKIADYPFTTLVPNLGVVTAGSTVYTIADVPGLIPGASQGKGLGLEFLRHVERCSVLVHVLDTATLESDRDPVSDLDMIEEELKLYGGLDDRPRVVVLNKIDIPDGQDLAEMIRPDLEARGYRVFEVSAVARTGLKELSFALAGVIAEARAAKPVEEATRIVIRPKAVDDAGFTVVLEDDGIYRVRGEKPERWVRQTDFNNDEAVGYLADRLNRLGVEDALRKAGARAGDGVAIGAEDNSVVFDWEPTVTAGAEMLGRRGEDHRLEEPRPAAQRRRDREEERDDVSKEYQEFDPFA; the protein is encoded by the coding sequence ATGACCACCTTCGTGGACCGCGTCGAGCTGCATGCCGCCGCGGGTAACGGGGGCCACGGCTGCGCCTCCGTTCACCGTGAGAAGTTCAAGCCGCTCGGCGGCCCGGACGGCGGCAACGGCGGCCGTGGCGGCGATGTGACCCTGATCGTCGACCAGGCCGTCACCACGCTCCTCGACTATCACCACCACCCCCACCGCAAGGCCACCAACGGCCAGCCCGGCGCCGGTGACAACCGCACCGGCAAGGAGGGCCAGGACCTGATCCTGCCCGTGCCGGACGGCACCGTCGTGCTCGACACGAACGGCAACGTGCTCGCCGACATGGTCGGCCAGGGCACCATGTTCGTCGCCGGCCAGGGCGGCCGCGGCGGCCTCGGCAACGGCGCGCTGGCCTCCGCCCGGCGCAAGGCCCCGGGCTTCGCGCTGCTCGGCGAGCCCGGTGAGAGCCGGGACATCGTCCTGGAGCTGAAGACCGTCGCCGACGTCGCCCTCGTGGGCTACCCGAGCGCCGGCAAGTCCTCGCTGATCTCGGTCCTGTCGGCGGCCAAGCCGAAGATCGCCGACTACCCGTTCACGACGCTGGTCCCGAACCTGGGCGTCGTCACCGCGGGCTCCACCGTCTACACCATCGCCGACGTCCCGGGCCTGATCCCGGGCGCCAGCCAGGGCAAGGGCCTCGGCCTGGAGTTCCTGCGGCACGTCGAGCGCTGCTCGGTGCTCGTGCACGTACTGGACACCGCGACGCTGGAGTCGGACCGCGACCCGGTCTCCGACCTCGACATGATCGAGGAGGAGCTGAAGCTGTACGGCGGTCTGGACGACCGCCCCCGCGTCGTCGTCCTCAACAAGATCGACATCCCGGACGGCCAGGACCTCGCGGAGATGATCCGTCCGGACCTGGAGGCCCGCGGCTACCGCGTCTTCGAGGTCTCCGCCGTGGCCCGTACCGGGCTCAAGGAGCTCTCCTTCGCGCTGGCGGGCGTCATCGCCGAGGCACGCGCCGCCAAGCCGGTGGAGGAGGCGACCCGCATCGTCATCCGGCCCAAGGCCGTGGACGACGCCGGTTTCACCGTGGTGCTGGAGGACGACGGCATCTACCGGGTACGTGGCGAGAAGCCGGAACGCTGGGTGCGCCAGACCGACTTCAACAACGACGAGGCCGTCGGCTACCTGGCGGACCGGCTGAACCGGCTCGGTGTCGAGGACGCGCTGCGCAAGGCGGGCGCCCGTGCGGGCGACGGGGTGGCCATCGGGGCCGAGGACAACTCCGTCGTCTTCGACTGGGAGCCGACGGTGACGGCCGGTGCGGAGATGCTCGGCCGCCGTGGCGAGGACCACCGGCTGGAGGAGCCGCGTCCGGCCGCGCAGCGCCGTCGCGACCGCGAGGAAGAGCGCGACGACGTCAGCAAGGAGTACCAGGAGTTCGACCCGTTCGCGTGA
- the rpmA gene encoding 50S ribosomal protein L27: MAHKKGASSTRNGRDSNAQRLGVKRFGGQAVNAGEILVRQRGTHFHPGTGVGRGGDDTLFALAAGAVEFGTHRGRKVVNIVPIAG; encoded by the coding sequence ATGGCACATAAGAAGGGCGCATCGTCCACTCGGAACGGGCGCGATTCCAATGCTCAGCGGCTCGGCGTGAAGCGCTTCGGCGGTCAGGCCGTCAACGCCGGTGAGATCCTGGTCCGCCAGCGCGGCACCCACTTCCACCCGGGCACGGGCGTCGGCCGTGGCGGCGACGACACGCTGTTCGCCCTCGCCGCCGGTGCGGTCGAGTTCGGCACGCACCGTGGCCGTAAGGTCGTGAACATCGTTCCGATCGCCGGCTGA
- the rplU gene encoding 50S ribosomal protein L21 yields MYAIVRSGGRQHKVAVGDIVEVDKIPTANVGDTVELSTLLVVDGDAVTSDPWVLDGIKVQAEIVDHHKGAKIDILRYKNKTGYRRRQGHRQQYTAIKVTGIPAAAK; encoded by the coding sequence GTGTACGCCATCGTGCGCAGCGGTGGTCGCCAGCACAAGGTTGCTGTCGGCGACATCGTTGAGGTTGACAAGATTCCCACCGCCAATGTTGGCGACACGGTAGAGCTCTCTACCCTGCTCGTTGTCGACGGCGACGCCGTGACCAGCGACCCGTGGGTGCTTGACGGCATCAAGGTCCAGGCCGAGATTGTGGACCACCACAAGGGCGCGAAGATCGACATCCTTCGCTACAAGAACAAGACCGGCTACCGCCGTCGCCAGGGTCACCGCCAGCAGTACACGGCGATCAAGGTCACCGGTATCCCCGCGGCTGCGAAGTAA
- a CDS encoding iron-containing alcohol dehydrogenase family protein, with translation MPVLTRLIPAPVVVDIRAGALADLAGVLADQRISGSGKLAVAISGGSGRALRERLSDSLPGASWFEVGGGTLNDAVKLAEDMKSGRYDAVVGLGGGKIIDCAKFAAARIGLPLVAVATNLSHDGLCSPVATLDNDSGRGSYGVPNPIAVVIDLDIIREAPVRFVRSGIGDALSNISAVADWELAHRVNGEDIDGLAAAMARQAGEAVLRHPGAIGDDSFLQVLAEGLVLTGISMSVAGDSRPASGACHEINHAFDLLFPKRAASHGEQCGLGAAFAMHLRGARQESVRMAGTLRRHGLPVTAQDIGFSVEEFVSVVEFAPRTRPGRFTVLEHLNLSADGIRDAYADYVSAVGA, from the coding sequence GTGCCAGTACTGACCCGGCTGATACCCGCACCGGTCGTCGTCGACATCCGTGCGGGTGCGCTGGCGGACCTGGCGGGGGTCCTCGCGGATCAGCGCATCTCCGGCTCCGGGAAGCTGGCGGTCGCGATCAGCGGGGGCTCCGGCCGGGCGCTGCGGGAGCGGCTGTCGGACAGCCTGCCCGGTGCCTCCTGGTTCGAGGTCGGCGGCGGCACGCTGAACGACGCCGTCAAGCTGGCCGAGGACATGAAGTCCGGGCGGTACGACGCGGTGGTCGGCCTCGGCGGCGGCAAGATCATCGACTGTGCCAAGTTCGCCGCCGCGCGCATCGGGCTGCCGCTGGTCGCCGTGGCGACGAACCTGTCCCACGACGGTCTGTGCTCACCGGTGGCCACCCTGGACAACGACTCGGGCCGCGGCTCGTACGGTGTCCCGAACCCGATCGCCGTCGTCATCGACCTCGACATCATCCGTGAGGCCCCGGTCCGCTTCGTGCGGTCCGGGATCGGGGACGCGCTCTCGAACATCTCCGCGGTGGCGGACTGGGAGCTGGCCCACCGGGTCAACGGCGAGGACATCGACGGACTGGCCGCGGCGATGGCCCGGCAGGCCGGCGAGGCCGTGCTGCGCCATCCCGGGGCCATCGGCGACGACAGTTTCCTCCAGGTGCTGGCGGAGGGGCTGGTGCTCACCGGTATCTCGATGTCGGTCGCGGGCGACAGCCGGCCCGCCTCCGGCGCCTGTCACGAGATCAACCACGCGTTCGACCTGCTGTTCCCCAAGCGGGCGGCCAGCCACGGGGAGCAGTGCGGTCTGGGTGCGGCGTTCGCGATGCATCTGCGCGGCGCCCGCCAGGAGTCCGTACGGATGGCCGGGACGCTGCGGCGCCACGGTCTGCCGGTCACCGCGCAGGACATCGGATTCAGCGTGGAGGAGTTCGTCTCGGTGGTCGAGTTCGCACCCCGGACCAGGCCGGGCCGGTTCACCGTTCTGGAACATCTGAACCTGTCCGCGGACGGGATCAGGGACGCCTACGCCGACTACGTCAGCGCGGTCGGGGCCTGA
- a CDS encoding sugar phosphate nucleotidyltransferase, producing MIGMILAAGAGRRLRPYTDTLPKALVPVGPEGNEESLTVVDLTLGNFAEVGLTEVAIIVGYRKEALYERKAALEAKYGVTLTLIDNDKAEEWNNAYSLWCGRDALKDGVILANGDTVHPVSVEKTLLAARGDGKKIILALDTVKQLADEEMKVVADPAKGVQRITKLMDPADATGEYIGVTLIEGDAAEELADALKTTFERDPDLYYEDGYQELVNRGFKVDVEPIGDIKWVEIDNHEDLAKGRKIACQY from the coding sequence ATGATCGGCATGATTCTGGCGGCCGGCGCCGGCCGCCGTCTGCGCCCCTACACCGACACGCTTCCCAAGGCCCTGGTGCCGGTCGGCCCCGAGGGGAACGAGGAGAGCCTGACTGTCGTCGACCTGACCCTGGGCAACTTCGCCGAGGTCGGGCTGACCGAGGTCGCGATCATCGTGGGCTACCGCAAGGAGGCCCTGTACGAGCGCAAGGCGGCCCTTGAGGCGAAGTACGGCGTCACCCTCACGCTGATCGACAACGACAAGGCCGAGGAGTGGAACAACGCCTACTCCCTCTGGTGCGGCCGTGACGCCCTCAAGGACGGCGTGATCCTCGCCAACGGCGACACCGTGCACCCCGTCTCCGTCGAGAAGACGCTGCTGGCCGCCCGCGGCGACGGCAAGAAGATCATCCTCGCCCTCGACACGGTGAAGCAGCTCGCCGACGAGGAGATGAAGGTCGTTGCCGACCCCGCGAAGGGCGTTCAGCGCATCACCAAGCTGATGGACCCTGCCGACGCCACCGGCGAGTACATCGGGGTCACCCTCATCGAGGGCGACGCGGCCGAGGAGCTTGCCGACGCCCTGAAGACCACGTTCGAGCGCGACCCCGACCTGTACTACGAGGACGGCTACCAGGAGCTCGTCAACCGCGGCTTCAAGGTCGACGTGGAGCCGATCGGCGACATCAAGTGGGTCGAGATCGACAACCACGAGGACCTGGCCAAGGGCAGGAAGATCGCGTGCCAGTACTGA
- the galU gene encoding UTP--glucose-1-phosphate uridylyltransferase GalU, whose product MRKIQKAVIPAAGLGTRFLPATKATPKEMLPVVDKPAIQYVVEEAAAAGLNDVLMITGRNKRALEDHFDRNYELESALTRKGDDERLVRVQESSDLATMHYVRQGDPRGLGHAVLCAEPHVGDEPFAVLLGDDLIDPRDPLLARMTEIQEREGGSVVALMEVAPELIHQYGCAAVEATSQSDVVRVTGLVEKPEPGDAPSSLAVIGRYVLDPAVFAVLRETEPGLGGEIQLTDALQQLAVDEKLGGPVHGVVFRGRRYDTGDRGDYLRAIVRLACEREDLGPDFRDWLRGYVATEL is encoded by the coding sequence ATGCGCAAGATCCAGAAGGCAGTCATACCGGCCGCCGGGCTCGGTACCCGGTTCCTGCCCGCGACGAAGGCAACTCCCAAGGAGATGCTGCCGGTGGTCGACAAGCCGGCGATCCAGTACGTCGTGGAGGAGGCCGCCGCCGCGGGGCTGAACGATGTGCTGATGATCACCGGGCGCAACAAGCGCGCCCTTGAGGACCACTTCGACCGGAACTACGAGCTGGAGTCGGCGCTGACCCGCAAGGGCGACGACGAGCGCTTGGTGCGGGTCCAGGAGTCCAGCGACCTGGCGACCATGCACTACGTCCGCCAGGGCGACCCGCGAGGCCTCGGTCATGCCGTCCTGTGCGCGGAACCGCATGTGGGCGACGAGCCGTTCGCGGTGCTCCTCGGCGACGACCTGATCGACCCGCGCGACCCGCTGCTGGCGCGGATGACCGAGATCCAGGAGCGCGAGGGCGGCAGCGTCGTCGCGCTGATGGAGGTCGCGCCCGAGCTGATCCACCAGTACGGATGCGCCGCGGTGGAAGCCACCTCCCAGAGCGATGTCGTCCGGGTCACCGGGCTGGTCGAGAAGCCGGAGCCCGGCGACGCGCCCAGCAGTCTCGCCGTCATCGGACGCTACGTCCTGGACCCCGCGGTCTTCGCCGTGCTGCGCGAGACGGAACCGGGCCTGGGCGGCGAGATCCAGCTGACGGACGCGCTCCAGCAGCTCGCCGTCGACGAGAAGCTCGGCGGCCCGGTGCACGGTGTCGTCTTCCGCGGCCGCCGCTACGACACCGGTGACCGCGGCGACTACCTGCGGGCCATCGTCAGACTCGCCTGCGAGCGCGAGGACCTGGGCCCCGACTTCCGTGACTGGCTGCGCGGCTACGTGGCGACCGAGCTCTGA